A window of the Cannabis sativa cultivar Pink pepper isolate KNU-18-1 chromosome X, ASM2916894v1, whole genome shotgun sequence genome harbors these coding sequences:
- the LOC115718625 gene encoding cell number regulator 1 — MYSAPQVLAVDSKIYGGGDHQGCGNPTATSIAASGFPSPCLPAMQFPITPAAADDRTGWTTRLSYCFDDPANCVITCFCPCITFGQIAEIVNRGSTSCVENALLYGVVSMSGLGCLYSCLYRSRLRVQYDLEEEPCSDCLVHFCCETCALCQEYRELNNRGFDMGIGWEANMDRQRRGVSMGAPMTPPPMTR; from the exons atgtaCTCTGCACCACAAGTACTGGCTGTTGATTCAAAGATCTATGgaggtggtgatcatcaaggtTGTGGAAATCCAACAGCTACATCAATTGCAGCTTCAGGATTTCCGAGCCCATGTTTACCCGCCATGCAGTTTCCGATCACACCCGCCGCCGCGGATGATCGGACAGGATGGACTACACGTCTGTCCTATTGTTTTGATGATCCTGCAAATT gtgtGATTACTTGCTTCTGCCCTTGCATCACATTTGGACAGATTGCTGAGATTGTGAATAGAGGTTCCACAA GTTGTGTAGAAAATGCGTTACTTTATGGAGTAGTTAGTATGAGTGGGCTAGGGTGTTTGTACTCGTGCTTGTATCGTTCGAGGTTGAGAGTTCAATATGACTTGGAAGAGGAGCCTTGCTCCGATTGCCTTGTTCACTTCTGCTGCGAGACTTGTGCTCTTTGTCAAGAGTATAGGGAGCTCAACAATCGTGGCTTCGACATGGGAATAG GTTGGGAGGCGAACATGGACAGACAACGACGTGGAGTAAGTATGGGAGCTCCAATGACTCCGCCACCCATGACAAGATAA